Below is a window of Colias croceus chromosome 15, ilColCroc2.1 DNA.
attttcccCAAAAGTGAAAATAAACTAATCTTTAACTTTCTAAGGTGACAATGGTTTGTCCCTCTCTTCCATTTTCTTCTTCAAAGCGAATAACTTCTTGTACTCCTTCGCTAGTCTGTTTGGAGAGTATTCCACAGGATCTGACTTGAAGAACCCTGGACCAGCTTCCACGTGCGGTCGAAGGATTGTTCTTCTGAGGACATTCCAAGCTGGTAtctgaataaatatatacataatagttAAGATAAATGTTATGAAGATCGTAAGACGTTTTACATGGCAAggtcatttcatttcattcataaataaaaagcttgtgtgccgagcacacgcatcagaagtgaaacttctttggcaagattgaaagatac
It encodes the following:
- the LOC123698196 gene encoding uncharacterized protein LOC123698196 produces the protein MRTMLATLGIIAITAITQSEVIPLKAPVGGTVLVPRGNDPMDLYKLIPAWNVLRRTILRPHVEAGPGFFKSDPVEYSPNRLAKEYKKLFALKKKMEERDKPLSP